In a single window of the Sesamum indicum cultivar Zhongzhi No. 13 linkage group LG16, S_indicum_v1.0, whole genome shotgun sequence genome:
- the LOC105178601 gene encoding proline-rich receptor-like protein kinase PERK2, producing MMLLKFPSQILIPAVLAALCSHPPAASRYFICGSAGHCLGGMKVQIDILAASSPPPSTTPPPPATPPPSITPSVPPPPPATPPTAPPPPSTTPSVPPPSPRTAPSLPPTPSVGRPVSSPPPKSIAPVPSPKHSHGPAPAPSPYHSHSPAPKVSPSSTPPTAAASNPTLPPAAAAPSPIGSLLPPPAPSSATKFTVKGALTAASSGFLMTMFFNL from the coding sequence ATGATGTTACTGAAGTTTCCAAGCCAGATTTTGATTCCTGCAGTGCTAGCAGCCCTTTGCAGCCACCCCCCCGCGGCCAGCCGATACTTCATCTGTGGAAGCGCCGGCCACTGCCTTGGCGGCATGAAGGTCCAAATTGACATCCTTGCTGCCTCATCACCGCCGCCTTCCACTACTCCACCGCCTCCCGCCACCCCTCCTCCTTCCATCACTCCCTCCGTTCCACCACCGCCACCCGCCACCCCTCCCACGGCTCCACCACCCccttccaccactccctccgTTCCGCCTCCCTCACCAAGAACCGCCCCTTCTCTGCCACCAACGCCTTCCGTCGGCCGTCCAGTTTCCTCCCCACCTCCTAAAAGTATAGCTCCGGTGCCGTCACCCAAGCATTCTCATGGACCGGCTCCAGCGCCATCACCATACCATTCTCATTCGCCTGCTCCGAAGGTGTCCCCTTCATCCACACCACCCACGGCGGCTGCCAGCAACCCTACGTTGCCACCCGCCGCTGCCGCTCCTTCTCCGATTGGTTCCTTATTGCCGCCGCCGGCTCCCTCCTCAGCCACTAAATTTACTGTGAAGGGTGCTCTCACCGCCGCATCTTCTGGTTTTCTCATGACGATGTTCTTCAATCTTTGA
- the LOC105178602 gene encoding omega-hydroxypalmitate O-feruloyl transferase-like, whose translation MAFVLPVPSMQDLKLKLQQSTLVSPAKQTENKVFFLSNIDQFLNFDVVTVHFFKANPDFPPETVAKRLKMALERVLVPYDFLAGRLKLNLHSGRLEIDCNSAGVGFVVASSECSLAEVGDLVSPNLGFRQLAIQTLDNLGPEVDQLLCVFQVTSFKCGGFSIGMSTNHVLFDGASAQIFIENLATQAFDDKPLAIIPCNDRHILAARSPPHAEFPHPEFFKPDLPAGLGPPAFDCEREELDYTVFSLTLNAINYLKDKARESISSTSTKITSFIVVAALIWRCKALSNYTEYNKDTVSTLFNIVDIRSRLNPPLPNSYCGNAVLAAYSSATCDDIEKWPFSKLVELVAEGPKRMTDEYVKSTIDWLEINKGRPRGEYTVSSWLRMRFGEVVYPWGKPMHSGPVVSYRKDICWIFPGFDRVNALVSLPAKEMERFVACFREFFPQSIIN comes from the exons ATGGCCTTCGTCTTGCCCGTTCCATCCATGCAAGACCTTAAGCTCAAATTACAGCAATCAACCCTAGTTTCCCCAGCAAAACAAACTGAGAACAAAGTCTTTTTCTTGTCTAACATCGACCAGTTTCTCAACTTCGATGTTGTCACTGTCCATTTCTTCAAAGCCAACCCTGATTTTCCTCCAGAAACTGTGGCCAAAAGGCTCAAGATGGCACTAGAAAGAGTTCTGGTGCCCTATGATTTCTTGGCTGGAAGGTTAAAACTGAATCTGCACTCGGGCCGCCTCGAGATCGACTGCAATTCGGCTGGAGTTGGTTTCGTGGTGGCTTCTTCAGAGTGTTCGCTTGCTGAGGTGGGTGACCTTGTTTCTCCCAACCTCGGATTCCGGCAGCTTGCGATTCAAACCTTGGATAATTTGGGACCAGAAGTTGATCAGCTACTGTGTGTTTTCCAG GTAACATCGTTCAAGTGTGGTGGTTTCTCCATTGGTATGTCTACGAATCATGTCTTGTTTGACGGTGCAAGCGCCCAAATCTTCATTGAAAATCTAGCCACCCAAGCATTCGACGACAAGCCTTTGGCCATTATCCCATGCAACGACCGCCACATTCTAGCCGCCAGATCTCCGCCCCACGCGGAGTTCCCACACCctgaatttttcaaacccGATCTCCCTGCAGGTTTGGGGCCTCCAGCGTTCGACTGCGAAAGGGAGGAATTGGATTATACAGTCTTCAGCCTAACCTTAAACgctatcaattatttaaaggACAAAGCAAGGGAGAGTATCAGTTCTACCAGCACGAAGATCACCAGCTTTATCGTCGTGGCAGCGCTCATATGGCGGTGCAAAGCGTTGTCAAATTATACCGAGTACAACAAAGATACAGTTTCCACTCTGTTTAATATTGTGGACATAAGATCAAGGCTGAATCCGCCGTTGCCAAATTCATACTGCGGCAACGCAGTGCTAGCTGCTTATTCGTCGGCAACATGTGACGATATTGAAAAATGGCCATTTTCAAAGCTGGTGGAGTTGGTGGCAGAAGGGCCAAAACGGATGACTGATGAGTACGTAAAATCTACGATAGACTGGTTGGAGATAAACAAAGGGCGGCCTCGTGGGGAGTATACGGTGAGCTCATGGCTGAGAATGAGGTTTGGTGAAGTGGTGTATCCATGGGGCAAGCCTATGCACAGTGGCCCAGTGGTGAGCTATAGGAAAGACATTTGCTGGATCTTTCCCGGTTTTGATAGAGTTAACGCCTTGGTTTCTCTGCCTGCTAAAGAGATGGAAAGATTTGTGGCCTGTTTTCGTGAGTTCTTCCCACAATCCATCATTAATTAG